Part of the Bacillus sp. (in: firmicutes) genome is shown below.
CTTCTTCTAGCACTTCGTTTGGAATTTGTGGAACAGGCGAGTAAGCACCCATGCCTCCTGTATTCGGACCTTGATCACCGTCATAGGCACGCTTATGGTCTTGTGAAATAACCATCGGATAAACTTTATCGCCCTTAACAAATGCCATGAATGAAAACTCTTCACCTTCAAGGAATTCTTCAATAACAACTTTGCTGCTTGCTTCCCCAAATTTCGCTTGATTCATCATTTCATCAATTGCGGCAAGTGCTTCTTCTAGTGTCATTGCGACGACTACACCTTTTCCCGCTGCTAATCCATCTGCTTTTATTACAATCGGTGCACCCTCAGCTTCGATATAGGCTTTAGCCTCTTCATAAGAATGAAAAGTTTCATATTTAGCTGTAGGAATATTGTATTTTTTCATTAAATCTTTTGCAAACGACTTGCTACCTTCAATAATCGCTGCTTCTTTGCGCGGCCCAAATGCACGCAGCCCTGCTTCTTCGAAACGGTTGACAATACCCTCAGATAAAGGTGCCTCAGGTCCGACAAACGTTAAAGTGATCCCCTCATCTTTTGCAAACTTCACAAGGGCATCATGATTCGACTCATCGACGGCAACAAGTTCAGCAACATCTGTCATGCCATCATTACCAGGTGCTACAAATACTTTCTCAACGTTCGGACTTTGTGCAAATTTCCATGCAAGGGCATGTTCACGACCACCGCGCCCGACTACTAGTATTTTCATTTAGATAACAACTCCTTTTTAG
Proteins encoded:
- the purD gene encoding phosphoribosylamine--glycine ligase, whose translation is MKILVVGRGGREHALAWKFAQSPNVEKVFVAPGNDGMTDVAELVAVDESNHDALVKFAKDEGITLTFVGPEAPLSEGIVNRFEEAGLRAFGPRKEAAIIEGSKSFAKDLMKKYNIPTAKYETFHSYEEAKAYIEAEGAPIVIKADGLAAGKGVVVAMTLEEALAAIDEMMNQAKFGEASSKVVIEEFLEGEEFSFMAFVKGDKVYPMVISQDHKRAYDGDQGPNTGGMGAYSPVPQIPNEVLEEAFATILQPTANAMISENRSFTGILYAGLILTAAGPKVIEFNARFGDPETQVILPRLENDLAQLINDILDGKPVELNWSNDAVIGVVLAAKGYPNDYEKGHVINGLGDMSDDIFVFHAGTKKTEAGFTTNGGRVLLAATRGSDLAQAQSRLYQQLEKVHSDGLFYRKDIGYRAIAHSISK